Proteins from a genomic interval of Burkholderia cepacia GG4:
- a CDS encoding type II secretion system F family protein has translation MKFVLRVFDTSGSVQTLRIDSDSPASAASLARARGLRVVSVSTDSGRQRRGANRFGIPGARFDVDMFARELAALLDAGVGLVDALRTLGGNARREASAQVCRDLLRQLEEGQSLSAALEHASPIFPPVLVACVKASEQTGGLADSLTRYSHNSATLRELRARVVSAAIYPTVLLFVGAAVVLFLLGFVVPRFATLLEHSGRELPLMSRLLMAWGSMVHAHGPELTGCLAVLAVATGVALRRPALRIWLADRLLALPGIGQHFRVFRQSQFYRTTAMLVDGGIPAIRAFDLARGLVGRADQAALAGALQQVRNGAKISDAFQQAGLANAIGYRLLTVAEKTGGLGPVLDRIAAFQEAQVSRTIDLISRLIEPAMMIVIGVVIGGIVVLMYMPIFEIASSIQ, from the coding sequence GTGAAATTCGTGCTGCGTGTATTCGATACGAGCGGCTCGGTGCAGACGCTTCGCATCGACAGCGACTCGCCGGCGAGCGCGGCATCGCTCGCGCGCGCGCGGGGCCTTCGCGTCGTATCGGTCAGCACGGACTCCGGGCGCCAGCGGCGCGGCGCGAACCGGTTCGGGATACCGGGTGCGCGGTTCGACGTCGACATGTTCGCGCGCGAGTTGGCGGCGCTGCTCGATGCGGGTGTCGGCCTCGTCGACGCATTGCGCACGCTTGGCGGCAACGCGCGGCGCGAAGCGTCCGCACAGGTGTGTCGCGACCTGCTGCGGCAACTCGAGGAAGGGCAGTCGCTGTCGGCGGCGCTCGAGCACGCGAGCCCGATCTTTCCGCCGGTACTGGTGGCGTGCGTGAAGGCGAGCGAGCAGACCGGCGGCCTGGCCGACAGCCTGACGCGCTATTCGCACAATAGCGCGACGCTGCGCGAGTTGCGCGCGCGGGTCGTGTCGGCGGCGATCTACCCGACGGTGCTGCTGTTCGTCGGTGCGGCCGTCGTGCTGTTCCTGCTCGGCTTCGTGGTGCCGCGCTTCGCGACGCTGCTCGAACACAGCGGGCGCGAACTGCCGCTGATGTCTCGGCTGCTGATGGCGTGGGGCAGCATGGTGCATGCGCACGGCCCCGAGCTGACGGGCTGCCTCGCGGTCCTGGCGGTGGCCACCGGTGTCGCACTGCGGCGTCCGGCACTGCGCATCTGGCTCGCCGATCGTCTGCTGGCGCTGCCCGGCATCGGGCAACACTTCCGCGTGTTTCGCCAGTCGCAGTTCTATCGCACGACGGCGATGCTGGTCGACGGCGGCATTCCCGCCATCCGCGCGTTCGACCTCGCGCGCGGCCTGGTCGGCCGCGCGGACCAGGCCGCGCTTGCGGGCGCGCTGCAGCAGGTCCGCAATGGCGCGAAGATTTCCGATGCGTTCCAGCAGGCCGGCCTTGCGAACGCGATCGGCTACCGCCTGTTGACGGTGGCCGAAAAGACCGGCGGGCTCGGGCCCGTCCTCGACCGGATCGCCGCGTTTCAGGAAGCACAGGTGTCGCGCACGATCGACCTGATTTCGAGACTGATCGAGCCTGCAATGATGATCGTGATCGGCGTGGTGATCGGCGGAATCGTCGTGTTGATGTACATGCCGATCTTCGAGATCGCGTCGAGCATTCAGTAG
- a CDS encoding response regulator: MNTKYRVILAEDHDLLRNGLRSMLCAQGDYDVVGEARDGKEACHQAMTLAPDLILMDLSMRGMNGIDASATIKRRTPTIRIVVLTVHQSEEYVREALRAGVDGYVLKDVSFDELLLAMRMVMQGKKHLSADVYGYMVDSFVTGRDMPAPKKAWDILTARERSVLKLIAEGRTNRQVGQYLNLSPKTIEKYRASMMHKLHLANLTELVLVAMNMGLLTTLAAKCAEPNADDVAPHPVVDAGTAADVVVRLDDYPAGGAKR, from the coding sequence GTGAATACTAAATATCGCGTGATCCTTGCGGAGGATCACGATCTGCTGAGAAACGGGCTCCGGTCGATGCTTTGCGCGCAAGGCGATTACGATGTCGTCGGCGAAGCGCGGGACGGCAAGGAAGCATGCCATCAGGCAATGACGCTCGCGCCCGATCTGATCCTGATGGATCTGTCGATGCGCGGGATGAACGGCATCGATGCGAGCGCGACGATCAAGCGTAGAACGCCGACCATCCGGATCGTCGTGCTCACGGTGCACCAGAGCGAGGAATACGTGCGCGAGGCGTTGCGCGCGGGCGTCGATGGCTACGTGCTCAAGGACGTTTCGTTTGACGAATTGCTGCTCGCGATGCGCATGGTCATGCAGGGAAAGAAGCACCTGAGTGCCGACGTGTACGGCTACATGGTCGACTCGTTCGTGACCGGTCGCGACATGCCTGCGCCGAAAAAGGCCTGGGACATCCTGACCGCGCGCGAACGCAGCGTGCTGAAGCTGATCGCGGAAGGGCGTACCAACCGGCAGGTCGGTCAGTACCTGAACCTGAGCCCGAAGACGATCGAGAAGTATCGGGCGAGCATGATGCACAAGCTCCATCTTGCGAATCTGACGGAACTGGTGCTCGTCGCGATGAACATGGGGCTGTTGACCACACTCGCGGCGAAATGCGCGGAGCCGAACGCGGACGACGTGGCGCCGCACCCGGTAGTCGACGCAGGGACGGCGGCGGACGTCGTCGTGCGGCTGGACGACTATCCGGCGGGTGGCGCGAAGCGCTGA
- the gspG gene encoding type II secretion system major pseudopilin GspG, producing MCRACASRGFTLLELLVVMVIIGLLAGLVAPRYFEQVGKSNVKIARAQIVSLGQALDQYRLDVGAYPTTEEGLDALVNKPQSASRWSGPYLQKAVPVDPWERPYQYRSPGEHGDYDLFSLGKDGRGSGTGENVTISSW from the coding sequence GTGTGCCGCGCGTGCGCGAGTCGCGGCTTCACGCTGCTCGAGCTGCTTGTCGTGATGGTCATCATCGGGTTGCTGGCAGGGCTCGTGGCGCCACGGTATTTCGAACAGGTCGGCAAGTCGAACGTGAAGATCGCGCGGGCGCAGATCGTGTCGCTCGGCCAGGCGCTGGATCAATACCGGCTCGACGTCGGTGCCTATCCGACCACCGAGGAGGGGCTGGATGCGCTCGTGAACAAGCCGCAAAGCGCATCGCGGTGGAGTGGTCCCTATCTGCAGAAAGCCGTTCCGGTGGACCCGTGGGAGCGGCCCTATCAGTACCGTTCGCCGGGCGAGCATGGCGACTACGACCTGTTTTCGCTCGGCAAGGACGGACGCGGCAGCGGTACCGGCGAGAACGTGACGATCTCGTCGTGGTAG
- a CDS encoding lytic transglycosylase domain-containing protein, which produces MHRQPSSGLKQAIVAACVGIASAWSCAAHAQIFGTVSNNGVIVLTNEPGTANLKVIVAAARPAESATRHSTAKPAAAPSSFADVIAEASQAFNVPPELLRAVIDVESGYNPKAVSGKGALGLMQLMPETARRFSGGDMFDPRDNVLTGARYLRFLLDLFKENVELTLAAYNAGENAVIRAGYRIPSLPQTREYVPRVLARYKRLRAAS; this is translated from the coding sequence ATGCACCGCCAACCTTCATCCGGATTGAAGCAAGCCATCGTTGCCGCATGCGTGGGAATCGCGTCGGCATGGTCGTGCGCCGCCCACGCGCAGATATTCGGCACGGTGTCGAACAATGGTGTCATCGTCCTGACCAACGAGCCCGGCACGGCCAATCTGAAAGTGATCGTCGCGGCCGCCCGGCCGGCCGAATCCGCGACGAGGCATTCCACGGCGAAACCGGCTGCCGCGCCGTCGTCGTTCGCGGACGTGATTGCCGAGGCGAGTCAGGCATTCAATGTTCCGCCCGAACTCCTTCGCGCGGTCATCGACGTCGAATCGGGATACAACCCGAAGGCGGTATCGGGCAAAGGTGCGCTCGGGCTCATGCAGTTGATGCCGGAAACGGCGCGGCGCTTCTCGGGCGGCGACATGTTCGATCCGCGTGACAACGTGCTGACCGGCGCACGGTACCTGCGCTTCCTGCTCGACCTGTTCAAGGAGAACGTCGAACTCACGCTCGCTGCGTACAACGCCGGAGAGAACGCGGTGATCCGGGCCGGGTATCGCATCCCGTCGCTGCCGCAGACGCGCGAATACGTGCCGCGCGTGCTCGCGCGCTACAAGCGCCTTCGCGCCGCAAGTTAA
- a CDS encoding response regulator has product MDNKHRVLIVEDQHLLRVGLSHLVSELADYCIVGAASGGVEACRLAEKTRPDLILMDLSMPGGSGFDAIATIKRDVPHARIIVLTVHRSEDNVREAFAAGADGYVVKDSPFADLVREMGFVMQGKCVVSLDAYRARAGLPGLHDTNAHRARLWNALTNRERTVLRLVVEGHTSRQVGECLKVSPKTVDKHRANLMRKLGVANLTGLVHFAIDVGVLTLNDDDRV; this is encoded by the coding sequence TTGGACAACAAGCACCGTGTGCTGATCGTCGAGGATCAGCATCTGTTGCGAGTCGGCCTGAGTCACCTGGTTTCGGAGCTGGCCGACTACTGCATCGTCGGCGCGGCGAGCGGCGGGGTCGAGGCCTGCCGTCTCGCCGAGAAAACGCGGCCCGACCTGATCCTGATGGATCTGTCCATGCCGGGCGGCAGCGGCTTCGACGCGATCGCGACGATCAAGCGCGACGTGCCGCATGCGCGGATCATCGTCCTCACGGTTCATCGCAGCGAAGACAACGTGAGAGAAGCGTTTGCCGCCGGCGCGGACGGCTACGTGGTCAAGGATTCGCCGTTCGCTGACCTGGTTCGCGAGATGGGTTTCGTGATGCAGGGCAAGTGCGTGGTCAGCCTCGATGCGTATCGGGCCCGCGCCGGCCTGCCCGGGCTGCACGACACCAACGCGCACCGGGCGCGATTGTGGAACGCGCTGACGAATCGCGAGCGCACGGTGCTGCGGCTCGTCGTCGAGGGGCACACGAGCCGGCAGGTCGGCGAGTGCCTGAAGGTCAGTCCGAAAACGGTGGACAAGCACCGTGCCAATCTCATGCGCAAGCTCGGCGTCGCGAATCTGACCGGTCTCGTTCACTTCGCGATCGACGTCGGTGTGCTCACGCTGAACGACGACGACCGTGTGTGA
- the ccsB gene encoding c-type cytochrome biogenesis protein CcsB, translated as MSAAASLYRQHRAPAAVRACEPGGDRPFLARLSIIDWLFALALVAGAGYALGHYHAHMDDYDKAVLIGTVPALAALGWRWKPARVLMATIAVLSLLSIQIYQGDLARADSAFFLKYFLSSQSAILWMSALFVLATLFYWIGLLARSESGAAIGQKLTWVAVLMGFTGLMVRWYESYLIGADVGHIPVSNLYEVFVLFSLITALLYLYYEGHYGTRALGAFVLLVISAAVGFLMWYSVARDAQQIQPLVPALQSWWMKIHVPANFIGYGSFALSAMVSVAYLMKERGVLADRLPTLEVLDDVMYKSIAVGFAFFTVATILGALWAAQAWGGYWSWDPKETWALIVWLNYAAWLHMRLMKSLRGAAAAWWALTGLLVTTFAFLGVNMFLSGLHSYGQL; from the coding sequence ATGTCCGCTGCCGCGTCACTGTATCGGCAACATCGCGCGCCGGCCGCGGTTCGCGCGTGCGAGCCGGGCGGCGACCGTCCGTTTCTCGCACGCCTGTCGATCATCGACTGGCTGTTCGCACTGGCACTCGTGGCGGGCGCAGGCTACGCGCTTGGGCACTACCACGCGCACATGGATGACTACGACAAGGCGGTGCTGATCGGCACCGTGCCCGCGCTGGCCGCGCTCGGCTGGCGCTGGAAACCCGCGCGGGTGCTGATGGCGACGATCGCCGTGCTGTCGCTGCTGTCGATCCAGATCTACCAGGGCGACCTCGCGCGCGCCGATTCGGCGTTCTTCCTCAAGTACTTCCTGTCGAGCCAGTCGGCGATCCTGTGGATGAGCGCGCTGTTCGTGCTCGCGACGCTCTTCTACTGGATCGGCTTGCTCGCGCGCTCGGAATCGGGCGCCGCGATCGGCCAGAAGCTCACGTGGGTCGCCGTGCTGATGGGCTTCACCGGGCTGATGGTGCGCTGGTACGAGTCCTACCTGATCGGCGCCGACGTCGGGCATATCCCCGTGTCGAACCTGTATGAAGTGTTCGTGCTGTTCAGCCTGATTACCGCGCTGCTCTACCTGTATTACGAAGGGCATTACGGCACGCGTGCGCTCGGCGCATTCGTGCTTCTGGTCATCAGCGCGGCCGTCGGCTTCCTGATGTGGTATTCGGTCGCGCGCGACGCGCAGCAAATCCAGCCGCTCGTGCCGGCGCTGCAGAGCTGGTGGATGAAGATCCACGTGCCGGCGAACTTCATCGGCTACGGCAGCTTCGCGCTGTCGGCGATGGTGTCGGTCGCGTACCTGATGAAGGAGCGTGGTGTGCTGGCCGATCGCCTGCCGACGCTCGAGGTGCTCGACGACGTGATGTACAAGTCGATCGCGGTCGGTTTCGCGTTCTTCACGGTCGCGACGATTCTCGGCGCGCTGTGGGCGGCGCAGGCGTGGGGCGGCTACTGGAGCTGGGACCCGAAGGAAACCTGGGCGCTGATCGTATGGCTCAACTACGCGGCCTGGCTGCACATGCGCCTGATGAAGAGCCTGCGCGGCGCGGCTGCCGCGTGGTGGGCGCTCACGGGCCTGCTCGTGACGACGTTCGCGTTCCTCGGCGTCAACATGTTCCTGTCCGGGCTGCACAGCTACGGGCAACTCTGA
- a CDS encoding SCO family protein, whose product MPPTEPATGSPAAPVPAAPAGNAADKAEAHMTEGATAVAGMHMHHAVTPGTVHTMVQYAVPSVQLVRDDGQAVSLAKELDDGRPVILTFIYTSCTTICPMISQTLEQLQGELGADRSKVHIMSISIDPEADTPERLRTYAARFGAGPEWQHYTGTVDASVAAQRAFNVYRGDKMNHTPVTFVRAAPGQPWLRIDGFATPTELLAAYRDVVASN is encoded by the coding sequence ATGCCGCCTACGGAGCCCGCCACCGGAAGCCCCGCGGCGCCCGTGCCGGCGGCACCCGCCGGGAATGCGGCGGACAAGGCCGAAGCACACATGACCGAGGGCGCGACCGCAGTCGCCGGCATGCACATGCATCACGCCGTCACGCCGGGCACTGTTCACACGATGGTCCAGTACGCGGTGCCGTCGGTTCAGCTCGTGCGCGACGACGGTCAGGCCGTCTCGCTGGCCAAGGAACTCGACGACGGCCGGCCGGTGATCCTGACGTTCATCTACACCAGCTGCACGACCATCTGCCCGATGATCAGCCAGACGCTCGAGCAACTGCAGGGCGAACTCGGCGCCGACCGCAGCAAGGTGCACATCATGTCGATCTCGATCGATCCGGAGGCGGACACGCCGGAGCGCCTCAGGACCTACGCGGCACGCTTCGGCGCCGGCCCCGAATGGCAGCACTACACCGGCACGGTCGATGCGAGCGTCGCGGCGCAGCGCGCGTTCAACGTGTATCGCGGCGACAAGATGAACCACACGCCGGTGACGTTCGTGCGGGCCGCGCCGGGCCAGCCGTGGCTGCGTATCGACGGCTTCGCGACGCCGACCGAGCTGCTCGCTGCCTATCGCGACGTCGTCGCGTCCAACTAG
- a CDS encoding GspE/PulE family protein translates to MDTVTSSPDHHPDPDAELRDLLRTLGERHGSGIRALEALTAQTALGADEMRERLASQFRMKPIGIRELNRLEPDFELVPFVEATARLCVCLRDPERGVLLFAIADPLDARTRGWVEHRMRAHPALPYGWALASAGDLGAYLAVREKDIRAMDSLAFDDPIQSAPDPASLALTLQGISSDDSPVVRLLNSTIYDALKMLASDIHLECRANGLMIKCRVDGVLTVVGRVEGRDVADQVLSRVKVISELDIAERRIPQDGRFKAMYAGREIDFRVSIMPNQFGEDAVLRILDRYQLSQSAGGLTLEALGFQPGDTRFMRSIASMPYGMLLVTGPTGSGKTTTLYAILTEINNGLEKIVTIEDPVEYQLGEILQIPVNEAKGLTFARGLRSILRHDPDKIMVGEIRDPETAQIAVQAALTGHQVFTTVHANNVFDVIGRFTNMEVDPYSFVSALNGVIAQRLLRQCCPDCLAEDTADPDALARSGIDPDTAGSYLFRRGTGCAMCRGSGYRGRRAIAEALRMNDELRQLLSERAPLGHIKAAALRYGMTTLRASAIDLVRRGETTLEEINRVTMVE, encoded by the coding sequence GTGGACACCGTTACTTCCTCCCCCGACCACCATCCCGACCCGGATGCCGAACTGCGCGACCTGCTTCGCACGCTCGGCGAACGGCACGGTTCCGGCATTCGCGCACTCGAGGCGTTGACGGCGCAGACGGCGCTGGGCGCGGACGAGATGCGCGAGCGGCTCGCCTCGCAGTTCCGGATGAAGCCGATCGGGATACGCGAGCTGAACCGCCTGGAGCCGGATTTCGAGCTGGTGCCGTTCGTCGAGGCGACGGCGCGCCTCTGCGTGTGCCTGCGCGATCCCGAGCGCGGCGTGCTGCTGTTCGCGATCGCCGATCCGCTCGATGCCCGCACGCGCGGCTGGGTCGAGCACCGGATGCGTGCGCATCCGGCGCTGCCGTACGGCTGGGCGCTCGCGAGCGCGGGCGACCTGGGTGCCTATCTCGCCGTGCGCGAGAAGGACATCCGCGCGATGGATTCGCTCGCGTTCGACGATCCGATCCAGAGTGCGCCCGATCCGGCGTCGCTCGCGTTGACGCTGCAGGGCATCAGTAGCGACGACAGCCCGGTGGTGCGCCTGCTCAATTCGACGATCTACGACGCGCTCAAGATGCTGGCGAGCGACATTCACCTCGAATGCCGCGCGAACGGATTGATGATCAAGTGCCGGGTCGACGGCGTGCTGACGGTGGTGGGGCGCGTGGAGGGCCGCGACGTCGCGGACCAGGTGCTGTCGCGTGTGAAGGTGATTTCCGAGCTCGATATCGCGGAGCGCCGCATTCCGCAGGACGGGCGCTTCAAGGCGATGTATGCCGGACGCGAGATCGATTTTCGCGTGTCGATCATGCCGAACCAGTTCGGCGAGGACGCGGTGTTGCGGATTCTCGACCGCTACCAGCTGTCCCAGTCCGCAGGCGGCCTGACGCTCGAGGCGCTGGGATTCCAGCCCGGCGACACGCGCTTCATGAGGTCGATCGCGTCGATGCCGTACGGGATGCTGCTCGTCACGGGCCCGACCGGCAGCGGCAAGACCACGACGCTTTACGCGATCCTCACTGAAATCAACAACGGACTCGAGAAGATCGTGACCATCGAGGATCCGGTCGAGTACCAACTGGGCGAGATCCTGCAGATTCCGGTCAACGAGGCGAAGGGCCTGACGTTCGCGCGCGGATTGCGCTCGATCCTGCGGCACGATCCGGACAAGATCATGGTCGGCGAAATCCGCGATCCCGAAACCGCGCAGATTGCCGTGCAGGCCGCACTGACCGGCCACCAGGTGTTCACCACCGTGCACGCGAACAACGTGTTCGACGTGATCGGCCGGTTCACGAACATGGAGGTCGATCCGTACAGCTTCGTGTCGGCGCTCAACGGCGTGATCGCGCAGCGGCTGCTGCGTCAGTGCTGCCCGGACTGCCTCGCCGAGGACACGGCGGACCCGGATGCGCTCGCGCGCTCGGGCATCGACCCGGACACGGCCGGCAGCTACCTGTTTCGCCGCGGTACCGGGTGTGCGATGTGCCGCGGCAGTGGCTATCGCGGCCGGCGTGCGATCGCGGAGGCATTGCGCATGAACGACGAACTGCGGCAACTGCTGTCGGAGCGCGCGCCGCTCGGGCATATCAAGGCGGCGGCGCTGCGCTACGGCATGACGACGTTGCGGGCGTCGGCGATCGACCTGGTGAGGCGGGGCGAAACGACGCTCGAGGAGATCAATCGTGTCACCATGGTCGAATAA
- a CDS encoding ATP-binding protein: MIDRQPEGPRIRLLDLIDAMRKLRSAVRPDDRRTGIVTDARGAALAILADDGTIVSANRSAAALFGYTPAELVRLHLCELAPEDTHVELAQELSRSVDLQQHSFAAMLSGRSGHPAQFVVHQQVLPGTRLSLTLFEEPPTPEPERRGGAANDAGVHARDTYLLIGQQKERHRLAAELHDGLGQALTLIKLMNEDALMRIRRGDIADATNLLDNAVLRIRETIGEVRQICGELRPPMLDKLGLPAALASLCRRIERDADQLSVEFNCDVDDDDIPDHLKADMFRVAQEALHNIVKHAQATEIVLGLQHDAGGLLLTIDDNGVGYERSPLSTDDARAAGLGLIGMQHRIESHGGTFTIRSSATTGTRVSATWPL; the protein is encoded by the coding sequence ATGATTGACCGCCAGCCCGAAGGACCACGGATCAGGCTGCTCGATCTGATCGATGCGATGCGCAAGCTGCGCAGTGCGGTGCGTCCGGACGATCGCCGCACCGGTATCGTCACCGATGCACGCGGCGCGGCGCTTGCCATTCTCGCCGACGACGGAACCATCGTATCGGCCAATCGCAGCGCCGCGGCGCTGTTCGGATATACACCCGCCGAGCTCGTCCGCCTGCACCTGTGCGAGCTGGCGCCCGAGGATACCCACGTCGAACTGGCGCAAGAACTGTCCAGGAGCGTCGACCTGCAGCAACACTCGTTCGCGGCGATGCTCAGCGGGCGAAGCGGCCATCCCGCACAATTCGTCGTACATCAGCAGGTGCTTCCCGGCACACGCCTGTCGCTGACACTGTTCGAAGAGCCGCCGACGCCCGAACCCGAACGGCGCGGCGGCGCCGCAAACGATGCGGGCGTGCATGCCCGCGACACGTATCTGCTGATTGGCCAGCAGAAGGAACGACATCGGCTGGCCGCGGAATTGCACGACGGGCTCGGCCAGGCGCTGACGCTCATCAAACTGATGAATGAGGACGCGCTCATGCGGATTCGCCGCGGCGACATCGCCGACGCAACGAATCTGCTCGACAACGCCGTGTTGCGGATCCGCGAGACGATCGGCGAAGTACGCCAGATCTGCGGCGAACTGAGGCCGCCGATGCTCGACAAGCTCGGACTGCCGGCCGCGCTCGCGTCGCTGTGCCGGCGCATCGAGCGCGACGCGGATCAGCTGTCGGTCGAGTTCAATTGCGACGTCGACGACGACGACATACCGGATCATCTGAAGGCGGACATGTTCAGAGTCGCGCAGGAGGCGCTCCACAACATCGTCAAGCACGCACAGGCCACCGAAATCGTGCTCGGCCTGCAACACGACGCGGGCGGCCTGCTGCTGACGATCGACGACAACGGCGTCGGCTACGAGCGCAGCCCGCTCTCGACGGACGACGCGCGCGCGGCGGGGCTCGGGCTGATCGGCATGCAGCACCGCATCGAGTCGCACGGCGGCACGTTTACGATCCGGTCGTCCGCCACGACGGGTACGCGCGTCTCGGCAACCTGGCCGCTCTGA
- a CDS encoding c-type cytochrome, with translation MNKVAYIVSLAMALAGAGCHDLERSRQVDNPAVSGKTIALQVCSNCHGAAGVSVSPMFPKLAGQRKEYLVDQLTDFKHHARADPNAKRYMWGFTHLTDAQIDELADYFSGQPAVLGAADDHALLDAGKAIFVSGLPDKGVSACVGCHGQHGEGMSAFPRLAGQHADYVLKQLRIFRETDTRPRGAMMKAVCANMTEQEMRAVAAYVEAFPAEADAPASPASPASRQAEQ, from the coding sequence ATGAACAAGGTGGCTTATATCGTGTCGCTTGCGATGGCGCTGGCCGGGGCGGGTTGCCACGACCTGGAGCGGTCGCGGCAGGTCGACAACCCGGCCGTGTCGGGCAAGACCATCGCGCTGCAGGTGTGCTCGAACTGCCATGGCGCGGCCGGCGTGTCGGTGTCGCCGATGTTTCCGAAGCTGGCCGGACAGCGCAAGGAATATCTCGTCGATCAGTTGACCGACTTCAAGCATCACGCGCGCGCCGATCCGAATGCGAAGCGCTACATGTGGGGCTTCACGCATCTGACCGATGCGCAGATCGACGAGCTCGCGGATTATTTCTCGGGCCAGCCGGCGGTGCTCGGCGCAGCCGACGATCACGCGCTGCTCGACGCGGGCAAGGCGATCTTCGTGTCGGGGCTGCCCGACAAGGGCGTGTCAGCCTGTGTCGGGTGTCATGGCCAGCATGGCGAGGGCATGAGCGCGTTTCCCCGGCTCGCCGGCCAGCACGCGGACTACGTGCTGAAGCAGCTGAGGATTTTCCGGGAAACCGACACGCGGCCACGCGGCGCGATGATGAAGGCGGTGTGCGCGAACATGACGGAGCAGGAGATGCGCGCGGTCGCGGCCTACGTCGAGGCCTTTCCGGCGGAAGCCGACGCACCGGCGAGCCCGGCGAGCCCGGCGAGCCGGCAGGCCGAGCAATGA